A single window of Desulfonatronovibrio hydrogenovorans DSM 9292 DNA harbors:
- a CDS encoding type II toxin-antitoxin system YhaV family toxin, translated as MQSQGWTLLFHDCLVQQLERLSAACQRARSSDPEGWLANANVKLFHALSKLMLKTIPFEPGHPAFRQGNTLGEDHRHWCRAKIGRRFRLFFRYDSASKIIIYAWVNDQKTLRQAKGKKDPYTVFKKMLHQGSPPDGWDQLLNESDSEHKIERL; from the coding sequence ATGCAAAGCCAGGGCTGGACACTGCTCTTTCATGACTGCCTGGTCCAACAGCTGGAACGCCTTTCTGCAGCTTGCCAACGCGCCAGATCTTCCGATCCTGAAGGCTGGTTGGCCAATGCAAATGTCAAGTTATTTCATGCACTCTCAAAGCTGATGTTAAAGACCATACCTTTCGAGCCTGGTCATCCTGCGTTCCGCCAAGGCAACACTTTGGGAGAAGACCACAGGCACTGGTGCAGGGCTAAGATAGGCAGGCGCTTTCGCCTCTTCTTTCGCTACGACTCTGCTTCAAAAATCATCATCTATGCCTGGGTCAATGACCAGAAAACCCTGCGCCAGGCCAAAGGGAAAAAAGACCCGTACACTGTTTTCAAGAAAATGCTGCACCAGGGCAGTCCCCCGGATGGTTGGGATCAACTTTTGAATGAATCCGATTCTGAGCATAAAATAGAAAGACTATGA
- a CDS encoding type II toxin-antitoxin system PrlF family antitoxin — MMTIRGMATMTSKGQVTLPKAIRQALNLDAGSRLAFILLGNEIVITRENEHNDPAVASFLNLLEQDIAHGRHVSTLPDDLVKSLVTALEHNQGHDQEISGDVDL; from the coding sequence ATGATGACAATCAGAGGAATGGCTACCATGACTTCCAAGGGCCAAGTGACCCTGCCCAAAGCCATCCGTCAGGCTTTGAACCTTGATGCAGGGTCCAGATTGGCCTTCATTCTCCTTGGCAATGAAATCGTGATCACCCGGGAAAATGAGCACAATGATCCGGCTGTGGCCTCTTTCCTGAATCTGCTGGAACAGGACATTGCGCACGGCCGCCATGTTTCAACTCTGCCGGACGACCTTGTCAAAAGTCTGGTCACGGCCCTTGAACACAATCAGGGCCATGATCAGGAAATCTCCGGGGATGTGGACCTGTAA
- a CDS encoding methyltransferase: MPEEFLIVGAAVESGIFKELKNRALTLNDLAVATGTNQRALWIVTEALVSLGYLEHDQERIKLTQACCSVLFNQESPNYQGFAFMHTYNLLPRWLDLPTTLKTGKPVKIIEDPEEEKYFIEAMSQYAQEGAAEIAEYCLQGLSTEPEVLDIGGGPLTIARAFARKGAKVTILDLPEVVEMMEPEIDPGLSVKMVKGDFTVSLPEGLFDLAYLGNICHIFGEKENRKLFKDVAGRLSNGGRIVINDFIRGTGPDPATFAVNMLVNTDSGGTWTYEQYKTWLEDAGFTVSPFATIGDDQLIKAHKQK, from the coding sequence TTGCCTGAAGAATTTCTGATTGTTGGAGCAGCAGTTGAATCCGGAATATTCAAGGAATTAAAAAACCGGGCTTTGACGCTGAATGATCTAGCTGTGGCCACAGGGACAAACCAAAGGGCATTGTGGATCGTAACAGAGGCTCTGGTTTCATTGGGTTATCTTGAACATGACCAGGAAAGGATAAAACTTACACAGGCATGTTGCTCAGTTTTGTTCAATCAAGAAAGTCCAAATTATCAGGGCTTTGCATTTATGCACACCTATAATCTTTTGCCAAGGTGGTTGGATTTGCCAACCACTCTTAAAACCGGAAAACCCGTTAAAATAATTGAAGACCCTGAGGAAGAAAAATATTTCATTGAGGCCATGAGTCAATATGCTCAGGAAGGCGCCGCAGAGATAGCTGAATACTGCTTACAAGGCCTCAGCACCGAACCAGAGGTACTCGATATCGGCGGCGGACCGCTCACAATCGCCAGAGCTTTTGCCCGGAAGGGAGCAAAAGTCACTATACTTGATCTGCCGGAAGTTGTCGAAATGATGGAGCCAGAAATTGATCCGGGACTTTCGGTAAAAATGGTCAAAGGAGATTTTACTGTTAGCCTTCCGGAGGGTCTGTTTGATCTGGCTTACCTTGGCAATATCTGTCATATCTTTGGTGAAAAGGAAAACAGGAAATTGTTCAAGGATGTGGCTGGGAGGCTCAGTAATGGAGGAAGGATAGTTATTAATGATTTTATCCGGGGGACTGGACCCGATCCCGCCACCTTTGCAGTCAACATGCTTGTCAACACCGACTCTGGCGGTACCTGGACATATGAGCAGTATAAAACCTGGCTTGAAGATGCCGGGTTTACCGTGTCCCCTTTTGCAACAATAGGTGACGACCAGTTAATAAAAGCCCATAAACAAAAATAG
- a CDS encoding DUF4282 domain-containing protein, whose translation MSMDVKNVFFLDEMLTPKIITLIYWLLLFAAVISGLGMMFSGMSFTGFMGGLLTITLGAVFARIWCELLIVLFKIHENIKKIADK comes from the coding sequence ATGAGCATGGATGTGAAAAACGTATTCTTTTTGGATGAAATGCTAACCCCAAAAATTATTACTCTCATTTACTGGCTCCTTCTTTTTGCAGCGGTAATTTCAGGCTTGGGAATGATGTTCAGCGGAATGAGCTTTACCGGTTTCATGGGAGGGCTCTTGACAATCACCCTTGGGGCTGTTTTTGCCAGAATCTGGTGCGAACTTCTTATTGTTTTATTCAAAATCCATGAAAACATTAAGAAGATAGCTGATAAATAG
- a CDS encoding PA2779 family protein, with protein sequence MGFKRVVLDKRVCRFVLVFYFFLALIPSTGEASLIESRLSTGEAMSERSEKIEAVRKALEHKVVAQRLADYGLSQEEVMARMQTMDDEQLHQLASLSDEIGGGGFGAVIAVLIIVLLIVLILKLSDRRIVIQ encoded by the coding sequence ATGGGATTTAAAAGGGTAGTGCTGGACAAGAGGGTGTGCAGGTTTGTCCTGGTGTTCTATTTTTTCCTGGCCCTGATTCCATCCACAGGTGAAGCTTCACTCATTGAGAGCCGCCTTTCAACAGGGGAGGCCATGTCTGAACGGTCTGAAAAGATAGAAGCAGTTCGGAAGGCTCTGGAGCATAAGGTCGTTGCCCAGCGACTGGCGGATTATGGCCTTTCACAGGAAGAGGTCATGGCCAGAATGCAGACCATGGATGATGAGCAGCTGCACCAGCTGGCCTCGCTTTCCGATGAAATCGGTGGTGGCGGGTTCGGGGCGGTCATAGCAGTCCTGATTATTGTCCTTTTGATCGTGCTGATCCTCAAGTTGAGTGATCGAAGAATTGTCATTCAATAG
- a CDS encoding C39 family peptidase → MIEELSFNSFRYLFCPAIIVLWIWGCTPFKEFPDQAGYAEGTVRLEVPYVPQVQDNDCGPAALASVLGFWGVDVSLEELTREVYIPALRRTLMPDMENYARMRGLAASSGRGDVFLLKQSIDSGAPIIALLETGSGPVRRPHYVVITGYTKTGFITHAGVMENAFILFDDFDRRWKEMNRLYLIITRNQTP, encoded by the coding sequence GTGATCGAAGAATTGTCATTCAATAGTTTCCGGTATCTCTTCTGTCCAGCGATCATTGTCCTGTGGATCTGGGGGTGCACTCCTTTTAAGGAATTTCCGGATCAGGCTGGATATGCTGAGGGTACGGTCAGACTCGAAGTACCGTATGTCCCCCAGGTCCAGGATAATGACTGCGGACCCGCAGCTCTGGCCTCGGTGCTTGGTTTTTGGGGAGTGGATGTCTCTCTGGAGGAACTGACCCGGGAGGTCTATATCCCTGCCCTGAGAAGAACCCTGATGCCGGATATGGAGAACTATGCCCGGATGAGGGGGTTGGCAGCCTCATCAGGAAGGGGGGATGTTTTCCTGCTTAAGCAAAGCATTGACTCAGGCGCACCAATAATTGCCCTGCTGGAAACAGGCAGCGGGCCAGTCAGAAGACCTCACTATGTGGTGATTACCGGCTATACCAAAACAGGCTTCATCACCCATGCCGGGGTAATGGAAAACGCCTTTATCCTGTTTGATGATTTTGACCGCCGCTGGAAGGAAATGAACCGGCTTTACCTGATCATAACCAGGAACCAAACTCCTTAA
- a CDS encoding tetratricopeptide repeat protein — translation MLFFCLAASACSIPRIVVLSDPLTAQEHNDLGVAYELMGEADLALGEYESAFNKDRTWDQPLINHGNVHAGLENWELAEKSYLSALERNPDNPEAMNNLAYVLLRQGRDKQAVEWSARAVKLDPENPALLNTQARAVMQSGNHDQAQEIFQRALNKVSLDDPLYERIRLGLDESLEQMAGEAEE, via the coding sequence ATGCTGTTTTTTTGCCTGGCTGCATCGGCCTGCTCCATACCCAGAATCGTAGTCCTTTCTGATCCTCTTACTGCCCAGGAACATAATGACCTGGGCGTGGCCTATGAGCTGATGGGGGAGGCTGATCTGGCTCTGGGTGAGTATGAGTCGGCCTTTAACAAGGACCGGACCTGGGATCAGCCCCTGATAAACCATGGCAATGTCCATGCTGGACTTGAAAACTGGGAGCTTGCTGAAAAAAGTTATCTAAGCGCTCTTGAGCGCAATCCAGACAATCCAGAGGCCATGAATAACCTGGCCTACGTCCTCCTGAGGCAGGGCCGGGACAAGCAGGCAGTGGAGTGGTCGGCCAGGGCTGTCAAGCTTGATCCTGAAAATCCGGCCCTTTTAAACACCCAGGCCAGGGCTGTTATGCAGTCTGGAAACCATGACCAGGCCCAGGAGATATTTCAAAGAGCCCTGAATAAGGTTTCTCTGGATGATCCTTTGTACGAACGCATCAGGCTGGGTCTGGACGAGTCTCTGGAGCAGATGGCCGGAGAAGCTGAGGAGTAA
- a CDS encoding methyl-accepting chemotaxis protein: MRISIFWKLLIMVGMTVLILGTAVFFTTKHFVAAGFDRESVSTIERIQNAVQHELRELEEYFLETAGRAAQDHQLASALYSSNPRVLSRYARELMQANDIDFVTFSNAQGEVILRGHSEQTGDVVLSQINVKKALQGEPVAGVEQGSQVGLSLRAGYPVMIFERIVGVLTIGMDLSQNSLVDAINEKLGVEATIFEGDSRLSTTISRDGQRVVGTRLQNPDVLARVLTDSETFLDRNQILGRWYDTAYWPVKDLQGDTVGMYFIGTDRETIETAQKATLSSIMWVTFITGGAMLGAGILFARTLAGPVSAATRFASRVADGNLDETLEIKNKDEIGVLARALNKMVANLKDRIKEARAKTEEALRESEKAGAATREANQAREMAEKAKVEGMTQAAFQLEGIVTRVGSASQEISGQVEQSSRGSEEQKARTAETAAAMAQMNATVMEVARNASTAAKDTDQVRQEAEKGAEIVKQSVEAIGEVHKTSYQVKDSLEELGTQAEQIGGIMNVIDEIADQTNLLALNAAIEAARAGDAGRGFAVVADEVRKLAEKTMAATREVEEAISSIQDGARTNIQGMDQAVAAVEKATDLASSSGRALEKIVDLIEDAAQQVRSIATATEEQSAASEQVEKSIEDIRRIAEDGAKVMERSARAIGDLTRQSQELQDLIRELKKAG; this comes from the coding sequence ATGCGTATTTCAATTTTCTGGAAACTCTTGATCATGGTGGGAATGACTGTCCTGATTCTGGGAACAGCTGTTTTTTTCACTACCAAACATTTTGTGGCTGCAGGTTTTGACCGTGAATCGGTCAGCACCATAGAAAGAATCCAGAATGCAGTGCAGCACGAACTAAGGGAACTTGAAGAATATTTTCTGGAAACCGCAGGCCGGGCTGCTCAGGATCACCAGCTGGCATCTGCCCTTTATTCCAGCAATCCCAGGGTACTTTCCCGTTATGCCCGGGAATTGATGCAGGCCAATGATATTGACTTTGTAACATTTTCCAATGCCCAGGGGGAAGTGATCCTTCGGGGGCATTCTGAACAGACCGGGGATGTTGTCCTGTCCCAGATCAATGTTAAAAAGGCCCTGCAGGGAGAGCCGGTTGCAGGAGTGGAACAGGGGAGTCAAGTGGGACTGTCCTTGAGAGCGGGCTATCCGGTTATGATCTTTGAACGAATAGTTGGGGTGCTGACCATTGGCATGGACCTGAGCCAGAATTCGCTGGTGGACGCCATCAATGAAAAGCTTGGGGTGGAAGCTACGATCTTTGAAGGGGATTCAAGGCTGTCCACCACCATCAGCCGGGATGGTCAGCGGGTGGTGGGCACCAGGCTGCAGAACCCGGATGTGCTGGCCAGGGTCTTAACGGACTCGGAAACCTTTCTGGACAGAAACCAGATTTTGGGCAGGTGGTATGACACGGCCTACTGGCCTGTCAAAGATTTGCAGGGTGACACTGTGGGCATGTACTTTATAGGGACTGACCGGGAGACCATTGAGACGGCCCAGAAAGCCACCCTGTCCTCAATCATGTGGGTGACCTTCATCACTGGGGGGGCGATGCTGGGGGCGGGTATCCTGTTCGCCAGGACCCTGGCCGGACCGGTTTCTGCAGCCACCAGGTTTGCCTCAAGGGTAGCCGACGGGAATCTGGATGAAACCCTGGAGATAAAAAATAAGGACGAGATAGGAGTCCTTGCCAGGGCTCTGAACAAGATGGTGGCCAACCTCAAAGATCGGATAAAAGAGGCCAGGGCCAAGACCGAAGAAGCCTTGAGGGAGTCGGAAAAAGCCGGAGCAGCCACCCGGGAGGCCAACCAGGCCAGGGAGATGGCTGAAAAGGCCAAGGTGGAAGGGATGACCCAGGCGGCTTTTCAGCTGGAAGGCATTGTGACCCGTGTAGGTTCGGCTTCACAGGAGATTTCCGGTCAAGTGGAACAGTCCAGCCGTGGTTCAGAGGAACAGAAAGCCCGGACCGCTGAAACAGCTGCTGCCATGGCCCAGATGAACGCTACTGTGATGGAAGTGGCCCGCAACGCTTCCACTGCAGCCAAGGATACTGATCAGGTCAGACAGGAGGCTGAAAAGGGAGCTGAAATTGTTAAGCAGTCTGTGGAGGCCATTGGCGAGGTCCATAAGACATCTTACCAGGTCAAAGACAGCCTGGAGGAGCTGGGAACCCAGGCTGAGCAGATCGGCGGAATAATGAATGTCATTGATGAGATAGCAGACCAGACCAATCTCCTGGCTCTAAATGCTGCTATTGAAGCTGCCAGGGCCGGAGATGCCGGTCGGGGGTTTGCAGTTGTGGCTGATGAGGTGCGTAAACTGGCTGAGAAAACCATGGCCGCCACCAGAGAAGTGGAAGAGGCTATCAGCTCCATCCAGGACGGGGCCAGGACAAACATTCAGGGTATGGATCAGGCTGTTGCAGCAGTTGAAAAGGCCACTGATCTGGCCAGCAGTTCAGGCCGGGCTCTGGAAAAGATCGTGGATCTGATCGAGGATGCAGCCCAGCAGGTAAGATCCATAGCCACAGCCACAGAGGAGCAGTCTGCAGCCAGTGAACAGGTTGAGAAAAGTATTGAGGATATCAGAAGGATTGCTGAGGACGGGGCAAAGGTGATGGAGCGCTCAGCCCGGGCAATCGGGGATCTGACCAGACAGAGCCAGGAACTTCAGGACCTGATCAGGGAGTTGAAAAAGGCCGGATAG
- a CDS encoding DUF47 domain-containing protein, whose amino-acid sequence MKFNFFGLLTQKSPMERLLEHYDKIQQSVEVINESLECYIGGGQCVEFKTLQANLNDLEAQADKIIRYIRNHLPRGLFMPVDKVLFLSYTSAQDDVLDSAQEALNWLSMRTMIIPEEFQKELIYLVDDVGNMVYLLGPALKDTVSLVHLENLDRDGTKEQYRKIRDKRHDIFRAKNALIRKIYSSDLEFKDIYQLIHFTERMYTMCHSCSKCVEILRSMIAR is encoded by the coding sequence ATGAAATTCAACTTCTTTGGGTTGCTCACCCAGAAGTCGCCGATGGAAAGGCTGCTGGAACACTACGACAAGATCCAGCAGTCAGTAGAAGTTATAAACGAATCCCTGGAATGCTATATCGGGGGGGGGCAGTGCGTTGAGTTCAAGACCCTTCAGGCCAATCTCAACGACCTGGAGGCCCAGGCAGACAAAATCATAAGGTATATTCGCAATCACCTGCCCCGGGGCCTGTTCATGCCTGTGGATAAGGTCCTTTTCCTCAGCTATACCAGTGCCCAGGATGATGTCCTGGATTCAGCCCAGGAAGCTTTGAACTGGCTCTCCATGAGGACCATGATTATTCCTGAGGAATTTCAAAAGGAACTCATTTACCTGGTGGATGACGTAGGAAACATGGTCTATCTGCTGGGTCCAGCCCTCAAGGACACTGTATCCCTGGTCCACCTGGAAAATCTTGACCGGGACGGGACCAAGGAGCAGTACCGGAAGATCCGCGACAAGAGGCACGATATTTTCAGAGCTAAAAACGCGCTGATTCGAAAGATTTACAGTTCTGATCTCGAATTCAAAGACATCTATCAGCTCATCCACTTCACTGAACGGATGTACACCATGTGCCACAGCTGCAGCAAATGCGTGGAAATCCTGCGGTCCATGATAGCCAGATAG
- a CDS encoding inorganic phosphate transporter, protein MEFFDLFLYLSMAAGFLMAFSLGANDVANSMAPAVGARAITVRQAVIIAGSLTFVGAVFLGANVTATITRGIINPEYIADPKIMLLGMFSALLAASLWVLVASITSLPVSSTHSIVGSILGFALVAGGPNVINWWILSGVVLSWFISPLFAGGIAYFIFSHIRKYIFFKPHYLQQARIWAPRWIALTAMIVGYSFLYKTPLGKQLEFSRSAAMLTTTVIAFLVWMAARYFTNKLTRKMEQNVEEVEGIFRRLQIMTASYVALSHGANDVANAIGPVAAIYLIARQQALIDTAEIPLFMLVLGGIGLSLGIMVLGHKVMSTVGNKITTLTHTRGFAVNFSTATTVLVASNMGMPVSTTHACVGGVTGVGLARGFSAVNFKVLLKIVGYWVLTVPIAALTSIVIFQVLMWTFIH, encoded by the coding sequence GTGGAATTTTTTGATCTTTTTTTATACCTGTCCATGGCTGCAGGATTTCTCATGGCTTTCAGCCTCGGGGCCAACGATGTTGCCAATTCCATGGCCCCGGCAGTGGGGGCCAGGGCCATCACTGTCCGTCAGGCAGTAATCATTGCCGGTTCCTTGACCTTTGTGGGAGCAGTTTTCCTTGGAGCCAACGTCACAGCCACAATTACCAGAGGGATAATCAATCCCGAATACATTGCTGATCCCAAAATAATGCTGCTGGGCATGTTTTCAGCTCTTTTGGCTGCCTCCCTCTGGGTCCTGGTGGCCAGCATAACTTCCCTGCCGGTTTCATCAACTCATTCAATTGTGGGCAGCATTCTGGGGTTCGCTCTGGTGGCCGGAGGCCCCAATGTGATCAACTGGTGGATTCTGTCCGGGGTTGTGCTCTCCTGGTTTATATCACCACTCTTTGCAGGGGGCATAGCCTATTTTATCTTCTCCCACATCCGGAAATATATCTTTTTCAAACCCCATTACCTGCAGCAGGCCAGGATATGGGCTCCCCGCTGGATTGCCCTGACCGCCATGATTGTTGGTTATTCCTTCCTGTACAAGACTCCCCTGGGAAAGCAGCTTGAATTCTCGCGCTCTGCAGCAATGCTGACCACAACGGTTATCGCCTTTCTGGTCTGGATGGCTGCCAGGTATTTCACCAACAAGCTCACCCGGAAAATGGAGCAGAATGTGGAGGAAGTTGAGGGCATCTTTCGCAGGCTCCAGATCATGACCGCCTCATATGTAGCCCTGTCCCACGGTGCCAATGACGTAGCCAACGCCATCGGACCGGTGGCAGCCATCTATCTCATAGCCAGACAGCAGGCATTGATTGACACAGCTGAAATTCCCCTGTTCATGCTGGTTCTCGGCGGAATCGGGCTGTCCCTGGGAATCATGGTTCTTGGGCATAAAGTCATGTCCACTGTGGGGAACAAGATCACCACCCTGACCCACACCCGAGGCTTTGCAGTGAATTTCAGTACAGCAACTACGGTTCTGGTGGCTTCGAATATGGGCATGCCTGTTTCCACCACCCACGCCTGTGTGGGCGGGGTGACCGGAGTAGGTCTGGCCAGGGGATTCAGTGCCGTCAATTTCAAGGTACTGCTGAAGATTGTCGGATACTGGGTCCTTACAGTTCCCATTGCAGCCCTGACTTCAATAGTAATCTTTCAGGTCCTTATGTGGACATTCATCCATTAA
- a CDS encoding YeeE/YedE thiosulfate transporter family protein, giving the protein MNQQGVFNMSKQRAWNPYLAGGLSGLVSVLSVWIAGQFFGASTTFVRMAGMIEGLFGAERLERLEYFVQVAPRVDWQWMFVVGILIGSFVAAKTSGSFKKQWVPDMWQEKFGLTPVKRGVTAFGGGVIAMFGARMADGUPSGHGLSGTLQLSVSGFVSLICFFVGGIVVARMVYGGGGR; this is encoded by the coding sequence ATCAATCAACAAGGAGTTTTTAACATGAGCAAGCAAAGGGCCTGGAATCCATATCTGGCCGGAGGGCTGAGCGGTCTGGTTTCAGTCCTTTCAGTCTGGATCGCTGGTCAGTTTTTCGGTGCCTCCACAACCTTTGTCCGCATGGCCGGGATGATTGAGGGCCTGTTCGGAGCTGAGCGGCTGGAAAGGCTGGAATATTTTGTCCAGGTGGCGCCCAGGGTCGACTGGCAATGGATGTTTGTGGTTGGAATCCTCATTGGCTCTTTTGTTGCTGCCAAGACATCGGGCAGTTTCAAGAAACAGTGGGTGCCAGACATGTGGCAGGAAAAATTCGGACTTACCCCGGTCAAGAGAGGGGTGACAGCCTTTGGAGGCGGTGTCATCGCCATGTTCGGGGCCAGAATGGCAGACGGCTGACCCAGTGGACACGGGTTGAGCGGTACGCTTCAACTTTCAGTCAGCGGCTTTGTTTCTTTAATCTGCTTTTTTGTGGGAGGAATTGTTGTGGCCAGGATGGTTTATGGCGGAGGTGGCAGATGA
- a CDS encoding DUF6691 family protein, protein MKMIIIGLITGILFGFLLQKARVVRYDKQLGALRLMDMTIVKFMFSAVMVSMVGVYLLHDLGLVQLSIKTTIIGANIVGGILFGIGWGLLGYCPGTSLGALGEGRLDAVWGILGMILGARIFAEFYPVLKDTVYTWGDLGKITLPGVLGINHWLVIIVFICLGLLLFRWFEKKGL, encoded by the coding sequence ATGAAGATGATCATAATCGGGCTTATCACTGGAATATTGTTTGGCTTTTTGCTGCAAAAGGCCAGGGTGGTCAGGTATGACAAACAGTTGGGCGCCCTGCGCCTGATGGACATGACCATAGTCAAGTTCATGTTTTCTGCGGTCATGGTCAGTATGGTCGGGGTTTATCTGCTGCACGACCTCGGACTGGTCCAGCTGTCCATAAAAACCACGATTATCGGGGCCAATATTGTTGGCGGTATTCTGTTCGGCATAGGGTGGGGCCTGCTGGGGTACTGCCCTGGAACCTCTCTGGGAGCTCTTGGCGAGGGCAGACTTGATGCAGTCTGGGGGATTCTGGGCATGATCCTGGGCGCCCGGATTTTTGCTGAATTCTATCCGGTTCTTAAAGATACAGTCTATACATGGGGAGATCTTGGCAAGATAACCCTGCCCGGGGTCCTGGGCATCAACCATTGGCTGGTCATTATTGTGTTCATCTGCCTTGGGCTGCTGCTTTTTCGCTGGTTTGAAAAGAAAGGACTCTGA
- the nadB gene encoding L-aspartate oxidase produces MGDTINAQVLVVGSGIAGSTAALTLAEAGLDVLLISSGEGLDSGNTPLAQGGIVYKGSDDDPRILEKDILTAGWKHNHLRAVRYLCRKGPEIVREVLLHRLKIPFATDKSGHFDLTREGGHTMARILHCTDHTGRSIMDGFLRVISDHPSIRVMTGLTAIDLLTTHHHSTELEIRYQLANQCAGAYVLEQSTGNVRKILADFTVIATGGMGQIYLNTTNTSASLGSGIVMAQRAGARMMNLEYTQFHPTALFHRGPRKFLITEAMRGEGAVLTNARGDAFMKNYDPRGDLAPRDIVTRAIVEEMLRTKEDFVYLNACRHIKNPDRRFPTIYKKCLEHNIDLTSEPIPVVPAAHYFCGGVLVDVHGKTTIDRLYAAGECACTGVHGANRLASTSLLEGLLWGHSAARDIAARFKTRSRLGRRIKASIPDWNFLGSRQNEDPVLIAQDWATIRHTMWNYVGINRTSARLKRGFEDLRNLNKRLHDFYKETAISNPLVELFHGCHAAYIITTAALRNKKSIGCHFRSND; encoded by the coding sequence ATGGGGGATACCATCAATGCCCAGGTCCTGGTTGTCGGATCAGGGATAGCCGGTTCAACAGCAGCCCTGACCCTGGCTGAGGCCGGTCTGGATGTGCTGCTTATCTCTTCCGGAGAGGGACTGGACAGCGGGAATACACCGCTGGCTCAGGGGGGAATAGTATATAAAGGGTCTGATGATGATCCCAGGATCCTGGAAAAGGATATCCTGACTGCTGGATGGAAACACAATCATCTGCGGGCTGTCCGCTATCTTTGCCGTAAAGGACCAGAGATTGTCAGAGAGGTCCTGCTGCACAGGCTGAAAATCCCGTTTGCCACTGACAAGTCCGGTCACTTTGACCTGACCAGGGAAGGCGGCCACACCATGGCCAGGATCCTTCACTGCACAGACCATACCGGGCGAAGCATCATGGATGGGTTCCTAAGGGTCATTTCAGACCATCCCTCCATCCGGGTCATGACCGGCTTGACCGCCATTGACCTGTTAACCACCCATCACCACTCCACAGAGCTTGAGATCAGGTATCAGCTGGCCAACCAGTGCGCCGGAGCTTATGTCCTTGAACAAAGCACCGGAAATGTCCGCAAGATCCTGGCTGATTTCACAGTCATCGCCACCGGCGGAATGGGCCAGATATATCTGAACACCACCAACACCTCTGCATCCCTGGGTTCGGGAATAGTCATGGCTCAAAGGGCCGGGGCCAGAATGATGAACCTGGAATATACCCAGTTCCATCCCACAGCCCTTTTTCATCGCGGTCCCAGAAAATTTCTGATCACCGAAGCCATGCGCGGCGAAGGTGCTGTTCTGACCAATGCCCGGGGTGATGCCTTTATGAAAAACTATGACCCCAGGGGTGATCTTGCACCCAGGGACATAGTGACCAGAGCCATTGTGGAAGAAATGCTCAGAACCAAAGAGGATTTTGTCTACTTAAACGCCTGCCGGCACATTAAAAATCCGGACAGGCGTTTCCCAACCATTTATAAAAAATGCCTTGAACACAATATTGACCTGACCTCCGAACCCATCCCGGTGGTGCCGGCAGCCCATTACTTCTGCGGCGGGGTCCTGGTGGATGTGCACGGAAAAACCACCATTGACAGACTTTACGCTGCAGGAGAGTGCGCCTGCACTGGTGTTCACGGGGCTAACCGCCTGGCCAGCACTTCTCTGCTGGAAGGGCTGTTATGGGGACATTCTGCTGCCAGAGACATTGCAGCCAGATTCAAGACCAGATCAAGGCTTGGCAGGCGCATCAAGGCTTCCATTCCTGATTGGAATTTTTTAGGCTCAAGGCAGAACGAGGATCCGGTGCTTATTGCTCAGGACTGGGCCACCATCAGGCACACCATGTGGAACTATGTGGGCATCAACCGAACCTCAGCCAGGCTTAAACGGGGCTTTGAAGATCTGCGAAACCTGAACAAGAGACTTCACGACTTCTATAAAGAAACAGCCATTTCAAACCCCCTGGTGGAACTTTTCCATGGCTGCCATGCAGCCTACATTATTACCACCGCGGCCCTGCGCAATAAAAAAAGTATCGGCTGCCACTTCCGGTCAAACGATTAA